In Pseudomonas sp. MTM4, one genomic interval encodes:
- a CDS encoding PepSY domain-containing protein, translated as MYHKKLTAALAIAILGGASGVALADKPGADWITLEQAVEKAKAAGYTMLHSIDADNNSWEGEGTKADGKTWEFKMDGKTGEMTHDRED; from the coding sequence ATGTATCACAAGAAACTGACCGCAGCTCTTGCCATCGCCATTCTCGGAGGCGCCAGCGGGGTCGCGCTGGCGGACAAGCCGGGCGCTGACTGGATCACGCTCGAACAGGCCGTGGAAAAAGCCAAGGCTGCCGGCTACACCATGCTCCATTCGATCGATGCCGATAACAATTCCTGGGAAGGCGAAGGCACCAAGGCCGACGGCAAAACCTGGGAATTCAAGATGGATGGCAAGACTGGGGAAATGACCCACGACAGGGAAGATTGA
- a CDS encoding PepSY domain-containing protein, with protein sequence MKTLTTLITAATLALGANLAMARDLGPDEALKLRDAGTIQSFEKLNEAALAKHPGSTIEETELEEEYGRHIYQLELRDDKGVQWDMELDAKTGEVLKDHQDD encoded by the coding sequence ATGAAAACACTGACTACGCTGATCACTGCCGCCACCCTCGCCCTCGGCGCCAACCTGGCCATGGCCCGCGACCTCGGCCCGGACGAAGCGCTCAAACTGCGCGACGCCGGCACCATCCAGTCGTTCGAGAAGCTCAACGAAGCCGCGCTGGCCAAGCACCCCGGCTCTACCATCGAAGAAACCGAGCTGGAAGAGGAATACGGCCGCCACATCTATCAGCTTGAATTGCGCGACGACAAAGGTGTGCAATGGGACATGGAACTCGACGCCAAGACCGGCGAAGTGCTCAAGGACCATCAGGACGACTAA
- a CDS encoding PepSY domain-containing protein has product MRATLFLATPLALLLAATPAASRDLDQDEALRLRREGLIMPLEALLQRAMERYPGARLLEAELEEDDGIYVYEIELLTTNGIARELEIDARDGRLIKDEED; this is encoded by the coding sequence ATGCGTGCCACCCTCTTCCTAGCGACTCCCTTGGCTCTGCTGCTCGCCGCCACCCCGGCGGCGAGTCGCGACCTCGATCAGGACGAAGCCCTGCGGCTACGCCGCGAGGGGCTGATCATGCCGCTCGAAGCGCTCTTGCAGCGCGCCATGGAGCGCTATCCGGGAGCCCGGCTGTTGGAAGCCGAGCTGGAGGAAGATGACGGCATCTATGTTTATGAAATCGAATTGCTGACCACCAACGGCATCGCTCGCGAGTTGGAAATCGACGCGCGCGATGGCCGTCTGATCAAGGATGAAGAGGACTGA
- a CDS encoding cytochrome b gives MTTARFTPIQILFHWFSALLVLAIIALPYGADYFASLLGGKGNVFTLHKSLGVLVLALTLLRLFYRGRKVPPQQLEPQQFSAQQFAAKAGHGLLYLLLLMMPISGLLFGSKPINLFWLIEIGPLPFSSDIRSVAKDVHLLGQYVLFAMILGHAAVALWHHYVRRDDVLKGMLPLVR, from the coding sequence ATGACTACCGCACGTTTCACCCCCATACAGATCCTGTTCCATTGGTTCAGCGCCTTGCTGGTGCTAGCAATCATTGCGTTGCCTTACGGCGCGGATTATTTCGCATCGCTACTCGGCGGCAAGGGCAACGTATTTACTCTGCACAAGTCGCTGGGAGTGCTGGTGCTGGCGTTAACACTGCTGCGCTTGTTCTATCGCGGCCGCAAGGTTCCCCCGCAACAGCTCGAACCCCAGCAGTTTTCGGCGCAACAGTTCGCGGCCAAGGCCGGGCACGGCCTGCTTTATCTATTGCTGTTAATGATGCCGATTTCCGGCCTGTTGTTCGGCAGCAAGCCGATCAACCTGTTCTGGTTGATAGAGATCGGACCGCTACCGTTCTCATCGGACATTCGTAGCGTTGCGAAGGACGTTCATCTCCTCGGCCAATACGTACTCTTCGCCATGATCCTCGGCCATGCCGCCGTTGCCCTCTGGCATCACTACGTACGGCGCGATGATGTGCTCAAGGGCATGTTGCCGTTGGTGCGTTGA
- a CDS encoding sensor histidine kinase, with product MKSIQRSLSLGLVCALLLVGLLLVQSSLWLFEAGLRRNLATDLREETEGLLIAVVQGTEGFKLDSSRLNPRYQRAFSGHYFRIELPERSWRSRSLWDAEPAWPTRNGLASDLVDGPQEQRLLAYRAEYRRDGQRIVISVARDYTPILKSFAQVRLGGLGLIVVALLAFLLLQRYAVKLAMRPLERARQQIAQLQQGQRQQLDIQAPIELQPLVEQINHLLAHTDDTLKRSRHALGNLGHALKTPLAVLGSLTQREELAAHPRLQQDLTEQLAQIQQRVSRELGRARLAGEVLPGAYFDCREELAPLFETLKMIHRRDLNLHWQTHPDCRLPWDREDMLELLGNLLDNACKFARSEVLLSIDQTPDGYLIQVEDDGPGIPADRREAVLERGTRLDERAEGHGLGLGIVRDILTAWNGRLSLEQSDLGGLRACIHLPTQQRGRG from the coding sequence TTGAAGTCGATTCAGCGCAGCCTCAGCCTCGGGCTGGTTTGCGCCCTGCTGCTGGTCGGCCTGCTGCTGGTGCAAAGCAGTCTGTGGCTGTTCGAGGCGGGTTTGCGGCGCAACCTGGCGACCGATCTGCGCGAAGAAACCGAAGGCCTGCTGATCGCGGTAGTCCAGGGCACCGAGGGCTTCAAGCTGGACTCGAGTCGGCTGAACCCACGTTATCAGCGGGCGTTTTCCGGTCACTATTTCCGCATCGAACTGCCCGAGCGCAGCTGGCGATCGCGCTCGCTGTGGGACGCCGAACCGGCCTGGCCAACGCGCAACGGCTTGGCCAGCGACCTGGTGGATGGCCCGCAGGAACAGCGGCTGCTGGCCTATCGCGCCGAATATCGCCGCGACGGCCAACGCATCGTCATCAGCGTCGCGCGCGACTACACGCCGATCCTCAAAAGCTTCGCTCAGGTTCGGCTTGGCGGGCTGGGGCTGATCGTCGTGGCGCTGCTGGCGTTCTTGCTGTTGCAACGCTACGCCGTGAAGCTCGCCATGCGTCCGCTGGAACGGGCGCGCCAGCAGATCGCACAGCTGCAGCAGGGCCAGCGCCAGCAACTTGATATCCAGGCGCCAATCGAACTGCAGCCGCTGGTGGAGCAGATCAATCACCTGCTGGCACACACCGACGACACCCTCAAGCGCTCCCGGCACGCCCTGGGCAATCTGGGCCACGCGTTGAAGACACCGCTGGCGGTGCTCGGCAGCCTCACCCAGCGCGAGGAGCTGGCAGCCCATCCGCGACTGCAACAGGACCTGACGGAACAATTGGCGCAGATCCAGCAGCGCGTCTCCCGCGAGCTGGGCCGCGCCCGTCTGGCCGGCGAGGTGTTACCCGGCGCCTACTTCGATTGCCGCGAAGAACTCGCGCCGCTATTCGAAACGCTGAAGATGATCCACCGCCGTGATCTCAATCTGCATTGGCAAACACATCCGGATTGCCGCCTTCCCTGGGACCGCGAGGACATGCTCGAACTGCTCGGCAATCTCTTGGACAACGCCTGCAAATTTGCTCGCTCGGAAGTGCTGCTGAGCATCGATCAGACGCCGGATGGCTATCTCATTCAGGTAGAGGACGACGGACCGGGAATCCCTGCCGACCGCCGCGAAGCGGTGCTGGAGCGCGGCACTCGCCTGGATGAGCGTGCCGAGGGGCATGGTCTGGGGCTTGGTATCGTGCGGGATATTCTGACGGCCTGGAACGGCCGGCTATCGTTGGAGCAGAGCGATCTGGGCGGGTTGCGTGCGTGCATCCACCTGCCGACGCAGCAGCGTGGGCGAGGTTAA
- a CDS encoding AAA family ATPase, whose product MKILAIRLKNLASLAGEQVIDFTAEPLANAGLFAITGPTGAGKSTILDALCLALFGSTPRLDSVSPLNKVPDVDAEIGGGDERNLLRRGCGSGHAEVDFIGVDGHRYRARWEVKRAREKVDGRLQASSQSLTDLDSGQLLASGKKREFRELLEARLGLNLAQFTRAVLLAQSEFAAFLKADDNERGTLLEKLTDTGLYSRLGQAAFEAAKRAREALAQLQQQAGGVQPLEPEARQALQDQHSQQTMELKSLQQQLKALEQQRQWLTELRRLEKEHSVARAQLQEAEDEQERLADARRILALFEQLAPQRHRFIRASELPSLLAKTDETLARHDREHAEVQRRLAELEQTCRAATETLEAAEQGLKSAEPALAQARREEERLSHFGNDLREAREQAEQTEAATQAGELKLTQLHQQQKHAAQQLDALGEQLARSVELQPLCAAWNGYRPRLQQAVQIAARLRQGRAELPALEAAARTAEAAQATTRQALDALQAQIGGETSEQLAQLTTQLEGWRAAEREFETLQRLWSRQQQLVAQQRSLQSEQSRQQGELETLTQAGKVARVERDDAQKALQLVQALLERQRLARSANVEALRAALVPGEPCNVCGSLEHPWHDGQALLAALDQQDEREAEQAQRQLQAQDERLQTLRDQHVALTGEIKRNAQRLTEITEELAQLQPQLAALSAHADLLTQAETDRQPWLDTRLATLKTDTAAAIARQRELLALQQRSEALRQDWQRTQEICAQANQTRDQQCDAIARDDARLNEELAEFANLFPAAQLERWREAPADTFMQLDGQVEARRQQLEQQTELTEVRQQCQTALEHEQLQQHHRRERHQACAERLADLQTREQACSRSLRQSLGLQPSAQVWQQQLEQAIQNARQQQAEVDRQLNEARLELTRLAGEQQNCRQRRDELLAERHELDEELATWRSAHPELDDATLAQLLHMDDALLEEARQRLRDNSEQLARCRERLEGCGQRIAAHQQQHAEMLDVDTLEQHFAEQQASCDQAERHCAETRAALLDDDRRRNQSLALLGQIEAAKAEHQRWGRIAALIGSSDGGAFRKIAQGYNLDLLVQHANVQLRQLARRYRLKRGGSPLGLLVMDIEMGDELRSVHSLSGGETFLVSLALALGLASMASSKLRIESLFIDEGFGSLDPESLQIAMDALDSLQAQGRKVAVISHVAEMHERIPVQIQVQRQGNGQSGLRIVGGAG is encoded by the coding sequence ATGAAAATTCTCGCCATCCGCTTGAAGAACCTGGCATCGCTAGCGGGCGAGCAGGTCATCGACTTCACCGCCGAGCCGCTGGCCAACGCCGGCCTGTTCGCCATCACCGGGCCAACCGGTGCCGGCAAGAGCACCATCCTCGACGCGCTGTGCCTGGCGCTGTTCGGCAGCACGCCACGCTTGGACAGCGTCTCGCCGCTGAACAAGGTGCCTGATGTCGACGCCGAAATCGGCGGTGGCGACGAACGCAACCTGCTGCGTCGCGGTTGCGGCAGTGGCCATGCCGAGGTGGATTTCATCGGTGTCGACGGCCACCGCTACCGTGCGCGCTGGGAGGTCAAGCGCGCACGCGAGAAAGTCGACGGCCGCCTGCAGGCCAGCAGCCAAAGCCTTACAGATCTGGACAGCGGACAGTTGCTGGCCAGCGGCAAGAAGCGCGAATTCCGTGAACTGCTCGAAGCCCGCCTGGGTTTGAACCTGGCGCAATTCACCCGCGCCGTACTGCTGGCACAGAGCGAATTCGCGGCCTTCCTCAAGGCCGACGACAACGAGCGCGGCACCCTGCTGGAAAAGCTCACCGACACCGGCCTCTACAGTCGCCTCGGCCAGGCCGCCTTCGAAGCGGCCAAGCGCGCCCGCGAAGCGCTGGCCCAGCTGCAACAGCAAGCCGGCGGCGTGCAGCCGCTGGAGCCCGAGGCACGCCAGGCGCTGCAGGACCAGCACAGCCAGCAGACGATGGAACTGAAAAGCCTGCAGCAGCAGCTCAAGGCACTGGAACAGCAACGTCAGTGGCTGACTGAGCTGCGACGCCTGGAAAAAGAACACAGCGTCGCGCGCGCACAGTTGCAGGAGGCCGAAGACGAGCAGGAGCGCCTCGCCGACGCTCGGCGCATCCTCGCCTTGTTCGAGCAGCTGGCGCCGCAGCGCCACCGTTTCATCCGCGCGAGCGAACTCCCGTCGTTGCTGGCAAAGACCGACGAGACCCTCGCCCGCCACGACCGCGAACACGCTGAAGTACAGCGCCGCCTCGCTGAGCTGGAGCAGACCTGCCGTGCGGCGACCGAGACACTTGAAGCGGCCGAACAGGGACTCAAGTCCGCTGAACCGGCGCTCGCCCAGGCGCGGCGTGAAGAAGAACGGCTCAGCCACTTCGGTAATGATCTGCGTGAAGCTCGCGAGCAAGCCGAGCAGACTGAAGCCGCCACCCAGGCTGGGGAACTGAAACTCACCCAGCTGCACCAGCAGCAGAAACACGCCGCCCAGCAGCTCGACGCCCTCGGTGAACAGCTCGCCCGCAGCGTCGAGCTGCAACCACTGTGCGCGGCCTGGAACGGCTACCGCCCGCGCCTGCAACAGGCCGTGCAGATCGCCGCCCGTTTGCGCCAGGGCCGCGCGGAACTGCCGGCGCTGGAAGCCGCCGCCCGCACCGCCGAAGCAGCCCAGGCGACCACGCGCCAGGCACTCGATGCGTTGCAGGCGCAGATCGGCGGTGAGACCAGCGAGCAACTGGCTCAGCTTACGACGCAGCTTGAGGGCTGGCGCGCAGCCGAGCGCGAGTTCGAAACCCTGCAGCGTCTCTGGTCGCGCCAGCAGCAGCTCGTCGCTCAGCAGCGCAGCCTGCAAAGCGAACAGAGCCGCCAGCAAGGCGAACTCGAGACGCTGACCCAGGCCGGCAAGGTCGCCCGCGTTGAGCGCGACGACGCGCAAAAGGCACTGCAGTTGGTGCAGGCTCTGCTGGAACGCCAGCGCTTGGCCCGCAGCGCCAATGTTGAGGCCCTGCGCGCCGCGCTGGTACCAGGCGAGCCGTGTAACGTCTGCGGCAGCCTCGAGCATCCCTGGCACGACGGTCAGGCTCTGCTCGCCGCTCTGGATCAGCAGGACGAGCGCGAAGCCGAGCAGGCCCAACGGCAACTGCAGGCCCAGGATGAACGGCTACAGACGTTGCGCGACCAGCACGTTGCATTGACTGGCGAGATCAAACGGAACGCGCAGCGCCTTACGGAAATCACAGAGGAACTGGCCCAGCTCCAGCCGCAACTGGCCGCCCTATCCGCCCACGCCGACCTGCTGACCCAGGCGGAAACGGATCGCCAGCCCTGGCTCGACACCCGGCTGGCCACGCTCAAAACGGATACTGCCGCCGCCATCGCCCGTCAGCGCGAACTGCTCGCACTGCAGCAACGCAGCGAAGCCCTGCGACAGGACTGGCAGCGCACGCAGGAAATCTGCGCGCAGGCGAACCAGACGCGCGACCAGCAGTGCGACGCTATCGCCCGTGACGACGCAAGGCTCAACGAGGAGCTGGCTGAGTTCGCCAACCTGTTCCCTGCCGCGCAGCTCGAGCGCTGGCGCGAGGCGCCCGCCGATACCTTCATGCAGCTCGACGGCCAGGTCGAGGCCCGTCGACAGCAGCTTGAGCAGCAAACGGAGCTGACCGAAGTACGGCAGCAATGCCAGACCGCGCTGGAGCACGAACAGCTGCAACAGCACCATCGCCGCGAACGGCACCAGGCTTGCGCCGAACGCCTGGCCGATCTACAGACACGGGAACAGGCCTGCAGCCGGAGCCTGCGCCAAAGCTTGGGCCTGCAACCCAGCGCTCAGGTCTGGCAGCAGCAGCTGGAACAGGCGATCCAGAACGCTCGCCAGCAGCAGGCCGAGGTCGACCGGCAACTGAACGAGGCTCGACTCGAACTCACCCGCCTGGCTGGCGAGCAGCAGAACTGCCGCCAGCGCCGCGACGAATTGCTGGCCGAACGCCATGAACTGGACGAAGAACTCGCCACTTGGCGCAGCGCCCATCCCGAGCTGGACGACGCGACTCTCGCCCAACTGCTGCACATGGATGACGCCCTGCTCGAAGAAGCGCGCCAGCGCCTGCGCGACAATAGCGAACAGCTCGCACGTTGCCGCGAGCGTCTGGAAGGTTGCGGGCAGCGAATCGCCGCGCATCAACAGCAGCACGCCGAGATGCTGGATGTCGATACCCTGGAGCAGCATTTCGCTGAGCAGCAGGCCAGCTGCGACCAGGCCGAACGCCACTGCGCTGAAACCCGCGCCGCGCTGCTCGATGACGACCGGCGGCGCAACCAGAGCCTGGCGCTGCTTGGGCAGATAGAGGCGGCCAAGGCCGAGCACCAGCGCTGGGGCCGCATCGCCGCGCTGATCGGTTCGAGCGACGGTGGCGCCTTCCGCAAGATCGCGCAAGGCTACAACCTCGACCTGCTGGTGCAGCACGCCAACGTCCAGCTGCGCCAACTGGCCCGGCGTTATCGCTTAAAGCGCGGCGGTAGTCCGCTGGGGCTGCTGGTGATGGATATCGAGATGGGCGACGAGCTGCGCTCGGTGCATTCGCTCTCGGGCGGGGAGACCTTCCTAGTCTCCTTGGCGTTGGCACTGGGCCTGGCTTCGATGGCGTCGAGCAAACTCCGAATCGAGTCGCTATTCATCGACGAAGGCTTCGGTAGTCTCGACCCCGAGTCGCTGCAGATCGCCATGGACGCGCTGGATTCATTGCAGGCCCAGGGTCGCAAGGTCGCGGTGATTTCCCACGTCGCGGAAATGCACGAACGCATTCCTGTGCAAATCCAAGTACAGCGTCAGGGCAACGGGCAGAGCGGGCTGCGGATCGTGGGCGGGGCCGGCTAA
- a CDS encoding exonuclease SbcCD subunit D C-terminal domain-containing protein, which yields MRLIHTSDWHLGQTLHGQDRDYEHAQFLVWLLDQLVAHQADALLIAGDVFDTVNPPLKAQERLYDFIVRAHERLPQLDIVMIAGNHDSGGRIELPAPLMRRLNAHAVGRISWVAEGQLDHERLRVPLHDANGQVAAWCLTLPFLRPAEVTGFNTGDDYMLGIRHVHQHLIVAAEAARQPGQALIAMSHAHMAGGAVSEESERSIVIGNAEALPASLFPEAIAYVALGHLHKPQQVAGQARIRYSGSPLPLSFAEVNYPHQVLLAEFEGDRLENVESLPVPRAVQMIRIGRAPLAEVITALEALPQVGLFSENLPWLEVRVQLDEPLPDLRARIEAALAGKAARLVRIASEYAGRRGDADAEVLLGLDQITPQELFTRAWEEQFGNPPDEQALDDFASLLQTVEFGEGDGR from the coding sequence ATGCGCCTGATCCACACCTCCGACTGGCACCTCGGCCAGACCCTCCACGGCCAGGACCGCGACTACGAACACGCCCAATTCCTCGTCTGGCTGCTCGACCAGCTCGTCGCCCACCAAGCCGACGCCCTGCTCATCGCAGGCGACGTCTTCGACACCGTCAACCCGCCGCTCAAGGCGCAGGAACGCCTGTACGACTTCATCGTCCGCGCCCACGAACGGCTGCCGCAACTGGACATCGTGATGATCGCCGGCAACCACGACTCCGGCGGCCGCATCGAACTGCCGGCGCCGCTGATGAGGCGCTTGAACGCCCACGCCGTCGGCCGAATCAGTTGGGTCGCAGAAGGCCAGCTCGATCACGAACGACTGCGCGTGCCGTTACACGATGCCAACGGCCAGGTCGCCGCCTGGTGCCTCACCCTGCCCTTCCTGCGCCCAGCGGAAGTCACCGGTTTCAATACTGGCGATGACTACATGCTCGGCATCCGCCATGTCCACCAACACCTGATCGTCGCCGCCGAAGCCGCGCGCCAGCCCGGCCAGGCGCTGATCGCCATGAGCCACGCGCACATGGCGGGCGGCGCGGTGTCGGAGGAATCCGAGCGCAGCATCGTCATCGGCAATGCCGAGGCGCTGCCGGCCAGCCTGTTCCCAGAAGCCATCGCCTATGTCGCGCTCGGCCATCTGCACAAGCCGCAGCAGGTCGCCGGCCAGGCGCGCATCCGTTACAGCGGCTCGCCGCTGCCGCTGTCCTTCGCCGAGGTGAATTATCCGCATCAGGTGCTGCTGGCTGAATTCGAGGGCGATCGCCTTGAAAACGTCGAAAGCCTACCGGTCCCGCGCGCGGTGCAGATGATCCGCATCGGACGCGCGCCGCTGGCCGAAGTGATCACCGCGCTGGAGGCACTGCCTCAGGTCGGCCTGTTCAGCGAAAACCTGCCCTGGCTGGAAGTCCGAGTGCAGCTGGATGAGCCGCTGCCCGATCTGCGCGCCCGCATCGAAGCAGCGCTCGCCGGCAAGGCCGCGCGGCTGGTTCGCATCGCCAGCGAATACGCCGGCCGGCGCGGCGATGCGGATGCTGAAGTACTGCTCGGCCTAGACCAGATCACCCCGCAGGAACTCTTCACTCGCGCCTGGGAAGAACAGTTCGGCAACCCGCCGGACGAACAAGCGCTGGACGACTTTGCCAGCCTGCTACAGACCGTGGAGTTCGGCGAAGGAGACGGCAGATGA
- a CDS encoding response regulator transcription factor, with the protein MRLLLVEDSVPLADELIASLTRQGYATDWLADGRDADYQGSSEPYDLIVLDLGLPGKPGLEVLRAWRARGLATPVLILTARDSWAERIEGLKAGADDYLTKPFHPEELLLRIQALLRRAHGVANQPLLQVGGLALDEARQRCSKNGKDIDLTAGEFRLLRYFMLHPGQLLSKTQLAEHLYDGETERDSNVIEVHVNRLRGKLGRELIETRRGQGYRFGGAP; encoded by the coding sequence ATGCGCCTGCTACTGGTTGAAGACAGTGTGCCACTGGCAGACGAACTGATCGCCAGCCTCACCCGCCAGGGCTATGCCACCGACTGGCTGGCCGATGGTCGTGACGCCGATTACCAAGGTAGCAGCGAACCCTATGACCTGATCGTTCTGGACCTCGGTCTGCCCGGCAAGCCGGGGCTCGAAGTTTTGCGTGCCTGGCGCGCGCGCGGCTTGGCGACGCCAGTGCTGATCCTCACCGCCCGCGATTCCTGGGCCGAACGCATCGAGGGGCTGAAAGCCGGCGCCGACGATTATCTGACCAAGCCCTTCCACCCCGAAGAATTGCTGCTGCGCATCCAGGCGCTGTTGCGCCGCGCCCACGGTGTGGCCAACCAGCCGCTGTTGCAGGTGGGTGGGCTGGCGTTGGACGAAGCACGCCAGCGCTGCAGCAAGAACGGCAAGGACATCGACCTGACCGCCGGCGAGTTTCGCCTGTTGCGCTATTTCATGCTGCACCCCGGTCAGCTGTTGTCCAAAACCCAACTGGCCGAGCATTTGTACGACGGTGAAACCGAGCGCGACTCCAATGTCATCGAGGTGCACGTCAACCGCCTGCGCGGCAAGCTCGGCCGCGAGCTGATCGAAACCCGTCGCGGACAGGGCTATCGCTTCGGCGGCGCGCCTTGA
- a CDS encoding thiamine pyrophosphate-requiring protein → MAMTVGDYLIERLYQWGVRRIYGYPGDGINGVFGALNRANGKIRFLQARHEEMAAFMASADAKFNGGLGVCIATSGPGATHLLTGLYDARMDHMPVLAIAGQQARTAMGAHYQQEVDLASMFKDVAGAFVQQASAPAQVRHLVDRAIRTAVGQRTVTAIILPNDLQEMEYSEPPRAHGAVHSGSGYTRPKVVPYEVDLIHAAEVLNAGEKVAILVGAGALNATDEVIAVAEKLGAGVAKALLGKAAIPDDLPWVTGSIGLLGTEPSYKLMTECDTLLMIGSGFPYSEFLPEEGQARGVQIDLKADMLSIRYPMEVNLHGDSAETLRALLPLLQQKAERTWRDEIEKWRADWDETLKKRAMVAADPINPQRVAFELSPRLPDAAIVTSDSGSCANWYARDVKLRRGMMGSLSGGLASMGAAVPYAIAAKFCHPDRSVVAMVGDGAMQMNNMAELITVAKYWKEWQNPQWICCVFNNEDLNQVTWEQRAMEGDPKFEASQNIPNVPYYRFAESIGLKGIYVDREDQVAAAWDEAFAADRPVLIEFKTDPDVPPLPPHIKLEQAKKFVTTLLHGDPNQRGIIKQSVKQVLSKVMPGQDKDKE, encoded by the coding sequence ATGGCAATGACAGTTGGCGACTATCTGATCGAACGTCTCTACCAATGGGGCGTTCGTCGCATCTATGGTTATCCCGGCGATGGCATCAACGGCGTATTCGGCGCGCTCAACCGTGCCAACGGGAAGATCCGTTTCCTCCAGGCGCGGCACGAAGAGATGGCCGCATTCATGGCCTCGGCTGACGCAAAGTTCAATGGCGGTCTCGGGGTTTGCATCGCCACCTCTGGTCCGGGCGCGACGCATCTGCTGACAGGGCTCTACGATGCGCGCATGGACCACATGCCGGTGTTGGCGATCGCCGGGCAACAGGCGCGCACGGCCATGGGCGCGCACTATCAGCAAGAAGTCGATCTGGCGTCGATGTTCAAGGACGTCGCCGGCGCATTCGTGCAGCAGGCCAGCGCACCGGCTCAGGTCAGACATCTGGTCGACCGGGCGATTCGCACAGCGGTAGGTCAGCGCACGGTCACTGCGATCATCCTGCCCAACGACCTGCAAGAGATGGAGTACAGCGAGCCGCCACGGGCTCACGGCGCAGTGCATTCCGGCAGCGGCTATACGCGGCCCAAGGTGGTGCCCTACGAGGTTGATCTCATACATGCCGCTGAAGTGCTCAACGCCGGCGAGAAAGTAGCGATCCTGGTTGGTGCCGGTGCGCTGAATGCCACCGATGAAGTCATTGCGGTAGCGGAAAAGCTCGGTGCCGGCGTTGCCAAGGCGCTGCTGGGCAAGGCGGCGATACCGGACGATCTGCCCTGGGTCACCGGCTCCATCGGCCTGCTCGGCACCGAGCCGAGCTACAAGCTGATGACCGAATGCGACACCTTGCTGATGATCGGTTCGGGCTTCCCCTATTCCGAGTTCCTGCCCGAGGAAGGCCAAGCGCGCGGAGTGCAGATCGACCTCAAGGCCGACATGCTGAGCATTCGCTATCCAATGGAAGTGAACCTGCATGGCGACTCGGCCGAAACCTTGCGTGCGCTGTTGCCGCTGCTTCAACAAAAGGCCGAGCGCACATGGCGAGACGAGATCGAGAAATGGCGCGCCGACTGGGACGAAACCCTGAAAAAACGCGCCATGGTCGCGGCCGACCCGATCAACCCGCAGCGCGTCGCCTTCGAGCTATCGCCGCGCCTACCAGACGCGGCTATCGTCACCAGCGACTCGGGCTCCTGCGCTAACTGGTACGCGCGTGACGTCAAGCTGCGGCGCGGCATGATGGGTTCGCTGTCCGGCGGGCTGGCCTCAATGGGCGCGGCGGTGCCCTACGCCATTGCGGCCAAGTTCTGCCATCCGGACCGTTCGGTAGTGGCCATGGTGGGCGATGGCGCGATGCAGATGAACAACATGGCCGAACTGATCACCGTCGCCAAATACTGGAAGGAATGGCAGAACCCGCAATGGATCTGCTGCGTGTTCAACAACGAAGATCTCAATCAGGTGACTTGGGAACAGCGGGCAATGGAAGGCGATCCGAAATTCGAAGCCTCGCAGAACATCCCCAACGTGCCGTACTACCGCTTCGCCGAATCGATCGGCCTGAAGGGGATCTACGTCGACCGTGAGGACCAGGTCGCCGCCGCCTGGGATGAAGCCTTCGCTGCTGACAGGCCGGTGCTGATCGAATTCAAGACCGACCCCGACGTGCCGCCGTTACCTCCGCACATCAAGCTGGAGCAGGCGAAGAAATTCGTCACCACGCTGCTGCATGGCGACCCGAACCAGCGCGGCATCATCAAACAGTCGGTCAAGCAGGTGCTGAGCAAGGTGATGCCGGGGCAGGACAAGGATAAGGAGTGA
- a CDS encoding copper-binding protein, whose translation MKPLHCVTLSLALLVQPALAEDLLKPATPAQSPDIDAGPATEMVSEPVMRATGTIEAMDRERGVVTIAHGPVPALKWPASTMGFQVRPEQLEGLAVGDAVRIGFQSEGDEAAIVSIDKR comes from the coding sequence ATGAAGCCGCTTCATTGCGTCACGCTAAGCCTGGCGCTGCTCGTCCAGCCGGCGCTGGCGGAGGATTTGCTCAAACCCGCAACGCCGGCGCAATCGCCGGATATTGACGCCGGACCCGCCACCGAAATGGTCTCAGAACCGGTCATGCGCGCCACCGGCACGATCGAGGCCATGGATCGCGAGCGAGGCGTGGTGACCATCGCCCATGGTCCGGTCCCGGCGCTGAAGTGGCCGGCTTCGACTATGGGTTTTCAAGTCAGGCCGGAACAGCTCGAGGGTCTGGCTGTGGGCGATGCGGTCCGGATCGGCTTTCAAAGCGAGGGCGACGAGGCAGCTATCGTCTCCATCGACAAGCGCTGA